A segment of the Leptolyngbya sp. NIES-3755 genome:
GCCGGTTGCCAATGAGTTCAGCAGGTTGTGCGGCTTCAACAGGCTGCGCGGCATCCGAAAACTGTAACCAAACCTGACTCGTGAGAATTCCAAAGCTTAGGACGAACAGCACCAAGCTTCGGGCGAAGATGCGCCCTGCACGATTGATTTTCATGAGGATACGTTAGGAGGTTAGGGAGAAAAGCGCGATCGCTCTCTACTATCCCTGCCATTGAACATCAGATCGGGAAATTATTGATCGATCTTTGAAAGTAAATCCGTTGCGGTTTCGCAGAGTTGGCGATGAATTTTTCCATTGCTGGCAAGAATTCCACCCCACTGATTCACATCAGCACGATTGTATTGCACTGGAGATTGATCGAAATAGGTGAACTGTCCGCCTGCTTCAGTCAAGATCAGTTCCGGAGCGGCAAAGTCCCAATCTTTCGCGGCAGATTTGCCAGAGAGAGATAAATAGAGATCGGCTTGTTGTTCTACGATCGACGCAATCTTACAGCCGACACTGCCGATTTGACGCTGTTGTTGAACAGGGAATTGTTCCATTAGTTGATTAAACCGAACATCGCGATGACTGCGACTCGCAACAACGGTGAGATCCGCAAATTCTGATTTGTCTGAAACGGATAATTGATGTCGATCGCCATTCTGAGTTTCGACCCAAGTTCCACCATTCAAAGTTGCAGAATAGAGTTTACCAAGTGCAGGACAAGCGACGATACCCACCACTGGACGACCTTGATAAGCCAAAGCAATGTGCATCGCATATTCACCCGTGCGATTGATGAAATCTTTTGTCCCATCGAGTGGATCAATAATCCACACCCAAGCCCGATTCAGGCGAACTTCAGCAGGTTCAGATTGATAGGTTTCTTCGCTGAGATAGCCAAAGGTTTGCGGATCGAATACCGACTGTAGCTTTTCGAGAATGTAAGAATTTGCTGCGATATCCGCTGAAGTGACGGGACTATCCCCTGATTTTTCAACTTCAAAGTTGCGGGATTGTTCGACGAGAATGTTCGCCGCGCCCCAACCAATTCGACGGGCAATGGCGCAAATACCTTCAAAGTTCATCAGCATGATTGTTCAAACAGCCTCATTATTATAGATGCGATGTTTTATCCATTCGCGTGTGCCGAAGAACCGACATGAATGTGAAGCAACATGGGCAGCTTTGAAGAGTGCATCAATAAA
Coding sequences within it:
- a CDS encoding inositol monophosphatase (similar to AA sequence:cyanobase_aa:LBDG_11190) — translated: MLMNFEGICAIARRIGWGAANILVEQSRNFEVEKSGDSPVTSADIAANSYILEKLQSVFDPQTFGYLSEETYQSEPAEVRLNRAWVWIIDPLDGTKDFINRTGEYAMHIALAYQGRPVVGIVACPALGKLYSATLNGGTWVETQNGDRHQLSVSDKSEFADLTVVASRSHRDVRFNQLMEQFPVQQQRQIGSVGCKIASIVEQQADLYLSLSGKSAAKDWDFAAPELILTEAGGQFTYFDQSPVQYNRADVNQWGGILASNGKIHRQLCETATDLLSKIDQ